A single Anopheles maculipalpis chromosome 3RL, idAnoMacuDA_375_x, whole genome shotgun sequence DNA region contains:
- the LOC126560745 gene encoding growth/differentiation factor 8-like, translated as MKYLNGTSSKKLRYKKDESEALIPYIEIVFRDAPKKRIKRNLSLNCDENANETRCCRYPLMVDFEKFGWDWIIAPKRYEASYCAGECMISFLPKYEHTHVMQLSTSAIPCCSPKKMSSIKLLYFDMSYNVIYSTIPNMVVEKCSCS; from the exons ATGAAATATCtgaatggtacgtcgagcaAGAAACTGCGGTATAAGAAGGATGAATCCGAAGCATTA ATACCTTACATCGAGATAGTGTTCCGGGATGCACCGAAAAAGCGCATCAAGCGCAACCTCTCGCTAAATTGTGACGAAAATGCGAACGAAACTCGTTGCTGCCGGTACCCGCTAATGGTGGACTTTGAAAAGTTTGGCTGGGATTGGATTATCGCACCGAAGCGCTACGAGGCGTCGTACTGTGCCGGTGAGTGCATGATCAGCTTCCTGCCCAAGTACGAGCACACGCACGTGATGCAGCTCAGCACCTCGGCCATTCCGTGCTGCTCGCCGAAGAAGATGAGCTCGATCAAGCTGCTGTACTTCGACATGAGCTACAACGTGATCTACAGCACCATCCCGAACATGGTGGTGGAGAAGTGCAGCTGCTCTTGA